A portion of the Esox lucius isolate fEsoLuc1 chromosome 20, fEsoLuc1.pri, whole genome shotgun sequence genome contains these proteins:
- the c20h1orf43 gene encoding protein C1orf43 homolog, with amino-acid sequence MRSDSPLSSVNVVLVMAYGSLVFVLLFIFVKRQIMRFAVKSRRGPHVPLGHNAPKDLRQEIDSRLSKVQEIRFEPRLLSEQDGRLQSAGCYDYLYRMRALDAIRDSDIPFSELGGTPTAVTGRRFRAWLLELRNSHSLFRCQSSLIDTLLEGYHNARHGTGVFGEAEFVKYKEALNELASVVKTQSSSASLNLHHQLAAKDLTSTPECPPSTSPTQVTYLPSVGQRAKRPKHFLELKNFKDNYNTLESTF; translated from the exons ATGAGATCCGATTCTCCTCTCTCGAGCGTCAACGTAGTGCTTGTTATGGCCTACGGAAGTCTG GTGTTTGTGCTGCTCTTCATCTTTGTGAAGAGGCAGATAATGCGCTTTGCCGTGAAGTCTCGTAGAGGACCACACGTACCCCTGGGCCACAATGCTCCAAAA GATCTGAGACAGGAAATCGACTCCCGGCTTTCCAAGGTTCAGGAGATCCGCTTTGAGCCACGCCTGCTGTCTGAACAGGACGGTAGACTACAGAGCGCTG GTTGCTATGACTACTTGTATAGAATGAGGGcacttgatgctattagagactCTG ATATTCCGTTCAGTGAGTTGGGAGGAACCCCCACCGCTGTGACTGGGAGGAGATTCCGAGCCTGGCTTCTGGAGCTGAGGAATTCTCATTCTCTGTTCCGCTGCCAGAGTTCCCTCATAGACACACTGCTGGAGGGCTACCACAATGCTCGCCATGGCACCggg GTGTTTGGAGAAGCAGAGTTTGTCAAATACAAGGAGGCACTGAATGAACTGGCTTCTGT TGTGAAGACCCAGTCAAGCTCGGCCAGTCTGAACCTGCATCACCAGTTAGCAGCTAAAGACCTGACCAGTACCCCCGAGTgtcccccctccacctcccccacaCAGGTCACATACCTGCCATCGGTAGGGCAACGTGCCAAACGACCCAAACACTTTCTGGAACTCAAGAACTTCAAAGACAACTACAACACCTTGGAGAGCACCTTCTAA